In the genome of Deltaproteobacteria bacterium, one region contains:
- a CDS encoding polysaccharide biosynthesis tyrosine autokinase: MSTAPADTREELKYYIEILYNKRLLIGLTFVVTFLMIMLAYVLTPPVYVAGAKVLIEPEQQTEFNSVNRTEAPQPFYFQTEIELIRSDVVLSLAVRKMGIASNAGDSQAAIARLKMDTTIERLADSRIFTISVKSKDAGYAVKAANAVADGYIEYINEEKRKNISNITLWLQGELSSLKNKVEKAQLQLIKYVEEQESNSSSDEVMFLGSPTENVGTKALSELETKYVSLQIELTNLLQKYKDKYPLVVQTRNDLKALKIRIDLMKQAMLEANRKQIKYLILQRDLELSKDLYNLLTKELKEVNIFGEISLPTASIIEYAQGPLSRAGAGFLFWFLFGLIVSSIVGIASALIADQIDNSIKNETDIEKFIKYPIIGAVPYIDALKENGIEKLIGVLNSASSQPFSEALRLIRTNLKYSFVTKTGKTILITSTGEGEGKTTIATSLSYILSIVGAKVLLLDADVKRPTIHKVFKGEQTPGYTELLVDDNLYIGDIIRETGYNSFHYLPTGTQPPNFAELIDSSRSRNFIELLKDKFDYIIIDSPPIGSVSDAVILSSQVDGVLFVVKSNGYPREHILRNINSLTAINAKIIGMVLTHIENRGSYYYRNYYTKGYYGK, encoded by the coding sequence ATGTCAACCGCACCAGCAGATACAAGAGAGGAATTAAAATATTATATAGAGATTCTGTATAATAAACGATTGCTTATCGGATTGACATTCGTTGTTACTTTTTTAATGATAATGCTTGCATACGTCCTTACTCCCCCTGTTTACGTAGCAGGTGCAAAGGTACTTATAGAACCGGAACAACAGACGGAGTTCAATAGTGTTAATAGGACCGAAGCTCCACAGCCTTTTTACTTTCAGACCGAGATTGAACTTATCAGAAGTGATGTGGTACTATCTCTTGCTGTTAGAAAGATGGGTATAGCCTCAAATGCTGGTGATTCCCAGGCAGCAATTGCAAGGCTTAAAATGGATACAACAATTGAGAGACTTGCTGATTCAAGAATATTTACAATTTCGGTAAAATCTAAAGATGCAGGGTATGCTGTAAAAGCGGCTAATGCTGTAGCTGATGGCTATATTGAATATATTAATGAAGAGAAGAGGAAAAATATAAGTAACATAACCTTATGGCTGCAGGGTGAGCTATCTTCACTTAAGAATAAAGTAGAAAAAGCCCAGTTGCAGCTTATCAAGTATGTGGAAGAGCAGGAGTCCAACAGTAGTAGTGATGAGGTAATGTTTCTTGGATCACCAACGGAGAATGTAGGAACAAAAGCTCTTTCAGAACTTGAGACAAAATATGTATCATTGCAAATAGAACTTACAAACCTACTGCAAAAATATAAAGATAAATATCCGCTTGTTGTACAGACGCGAAATGATCTCAAGGCTCTAAAAATAAGGATTGATTTGATGAAACAGGCAATGCTGGAGGCAAACAGAAAACAAATAAAGTATCTCATTCTGCAGAGGGATCTGGAGCTTAGCAAAGATCTCTACAACCTGTTAACGAAGGAGCTAAAAGAGGTAAATATCTTTGGAGAGATAAGCCTTCCAACGGCATCAATCATTGAGTATGCACAGGGACCATTATCACGGGCAGGGGCAGGCTTTTTATTCTGGTTTTTGTTTGGTTTAATAGTATCCTCGATTGTTGGAATTGCGTCTGCACTTATTGCGGATCAGATAGATAACAGCATCAAAAACGAGACAGACATAGAAAAATTCATAAAATATCCGATAATAGGAGCTGTGCCTTATATTGATGCCCTTAAAGAGAACGGTATTGAAAAATTGATAGGGGTTTTAAACAGTGCCTCATCACAACCTTTTTCTGAAGCTCTCAGGCTGATAAGGACAAATCTAAAGTATTCTTTTGTAACCAAAACTGGCAAGACAATACTGATTACATCAACAGGTGAAGGCGAGGGCAAAACAACAATAGCAACAAGTCTTAGTTATATCTTATCAATAGTCGGGGCAAAGGTATTGTTACTTGACGCTGATGTTAAGAGGCCGACTATTCATAAAGTTTTTAAAGGAGAACAAACGCCGGGGTATACTGAGCTGTTGGTGGATGACAATTTATACATCGGAGATATTATCAGAGAAACGGGTTATAACTCATTTCACTATCTTCCAACAGGGACACAGCCTCCGAATTTTGCAGAGCTGATTGATTCATCCCGTTCAAGGAATTTTATAGAACTTCTAAAAGATAAATTTGATTATATAATAATTGATTCTCCGCCGATTGGCAGTGTATCAGATGCTGTTATACTCTCTTCGCAGGTAGACGGCGTGCTATTTGTTGTTAAATCGAATGGATACCCAAGAGAGCATATATTGAGGAATATAAATAGTCTTACCGCGATTAATGCAAAGATTATAGGTATGGTATTAACGCACATTGAAAACCGCGGGAGCTATTATTATAGGAATTACTATACGAAAGGCTATTACGGTAAATAA
- a CDS encoding SLBB domain-containing protein — protein MLFVPGLLAQGEYTVGPGDVLHIEVFGEKDLSGNTTVSEDGTIKDILLGDIYVNGLTTVQIEKLLTDELGKNYLVNPRVSVYVETYNSHKVYVLGEVEKPGTYALTTKSRLLDILLKAGGPTSNAGDNVSILRRESDTLKHIKVDITKLFVDGDLTQNIIIKSGDIIYVSREEKGNITSRFYEKKLNLFYVVGEVKSPGAYELHEGYTVLNAILQSGGFTDYAKKNGVMLVRYVNGKRKVYHLKMGDIMDKGDLNKDMHIKASDLIIVPESLF, from the coding sequence ATGTTATTTGTTCCGGGACTCCTGGCACAAGGTGAATATACCGTAGGTCCCGGCGATGTGTTACACATAGAAGTCTTTGGGGAAAAAGATCTTTCTGGCAATACAACAGTATCAGAGGATGGCACAATAAAAGATATCTTACTTGGAGATATTTATGTTAATGGGCTTACAACTGTTCAAATAGAGAAATTACTCACTGATGAACTTGGTAAAAATTATCTTGTAAACCCACGCGTGTCCGTTTATGTTGAAACTTACAACAGCCATAAGGTTTATGTGCTTGGTGAAGTTGAGAAGCCAGGCACTTATGCACTTACCACAAAGAGCAGACTGCTTGATATTTTGCTTAAAGCAGGCGGCCCCACATCTAATGCAGGGGATAATGTATCAATACTGCGGCGTGAATCTGACACATTAAAACATATAAAGGTTGATATAACAAAGTTATTTGTTGATGGAGATCTTACCCAAAATATAATTATAAAATCAGGAGATATAATTTACGTTTCAAGGGAAGAGAAGGGTAATATTACCAGCCGATTTTATGAGAAAAAACTCAATCTGTTTTATGTTGTTGGAGAAGTCAAATCTCCTGGCGCTTATGAACTGCACGAAGGGTATACCGTTTTAAATGCCATTCTGCAGTCAGGGGGTTTTACTGATTACGCAAAAAAGAACGGGGTAATGCTGGTAAGATATGTTAATGGTAAAAGAAAGGTCTATCACCTAAAAATGGGTGATATCATGGATAAAGGAGATCTAAACAAAGATATGCATATTAAAGCATCCGATTTGATCATTGTTCCCGAGAGTTTATTTTAA